In the Oryza glaberrima chromosome 6, OglaRS2, whole genome shotgun sequence genome, one interval contains:
- the LOC127777270 gene encoding homeobox-leucine zipper protein HOX28, which translates to MERQGLDLGLSLGLGLTTAATWPAAGFCLNSGMAEQEVIRRDDVVAAAAAEDERFACSPGSPVSSGSGKRGSGSGSGDEVDDAGCDVGGGGGGGARKKLRLSKDQAAVLEECFKTHHTLTPKQKVALAKSLNLRPRQVEVWFQNRRARTKLKQTEVDCEHLKRWCDQLADDNRRLHKELAELRALKATPTPPAAAPPLTTLTMCLSCKRVANAGVPSPAAAMFPGHPQFLCGFRDHAGAASSSYGGASSGLAKGVRAAR; encoded by the exons ATGGAGAGGCAAGGCTTGGATCTTGGCCTGAGCCTCGGGCTaggcttgacgacggcggcgacatggCCGGCTGCTGGGTTCTGTCTGAACTCCGGCATGGCGGAGCAGGAAGTGATCAGGCGTGATGAtgtggttgcggcggcggcggcggaggatgagAGGTTCGCGTGCTCACCCGGCAGCCCGGTGTCGAGCGGCAGCGGGAAgcgaggcagcggcagcggcagcggcgacgaggtcgacgacgccggctgcgacgtcggcggcggcggcggcggcggcgcgcgcaagAAGCTGCGGTTGTCCAAGGACCAGGCCGCCGTCCTCGAGGAGTGCTTCAAGACGCACCACACCCTCACTCCG AAGCAGAAGGTGGCGCTGGCGAAGAGCTTGAACCTGCGGCCGCGGCAGGTGGAGGTGTGGTTCCAGAACCGCCGCGCGAGGACGAAGCTGAAGCAGACGGAGGTGGACTGCGAGCACCTCAAGCGGTGGTGCGACCAGCTCGCCGACGACAACCGCCGCCTCCACAAGGAGCTCGCCGAGCTCAGGGCGCTCAAGGCCACGCCcacaccgcccgccgccgcgccgccattgaCCACCCTCACAATGTGCCTCTCCTGCAAGCGCGTCGCCAATGCCGGCgtgccctcgccggcggcggcgatgttcCCCGGCCACCCCCAGTTCTTGTGCGGATTCAGAGATCACGCCGgagcagcgtcgtcgtcgtacgGCGGCGCATCATCTGGACTCGCGAAGGGGGTCAGGGCGGCGAGGTAG